In Magnolia sinica isolate HGM2019 chromosome 12, MsV1, whole genome shotgun sequence, a single genomic region encodes these proteins:
- the LOC131220835 gene encoding thioredoxin-like protein AAED1, chloroplastic encodes MSASLPLAFLSNNTQYNPIPITHFSLGFKLTDKRSTFLCRQSKSKIRISASSNSGSSGQSSMKVSNDTTNPLERVEVFDLSGKAIPISDLWKDRKAVVAFARHFGCVLCRKRADFLASKKDKMDAAGVALVLIGPGSVDQAKEFSKQMKFQGEVYADPSHSSFTALDFVSGISTTFTPSAGLKIIQSYMEGYRQDWGLSFERDTMSRGGWQQGGILVAGPGKSNISYMHKDKEAADDPDIEDIMKVCCS; translated from the coding sequence ATGAGTGCTTCGCTTCCGTTGGCTTTTCTGTCCAACAACACGCAATACAACCCAATTCCCATTACCCATTTCTCCCTTGGTTTCAAGCTTACTGACAAACGGTCCACATTCCTCTGCAGGCAAAGCAAAAGCAAGATCAGGATCAGTGCCTCTTCAAACTCAGGCTCTTCCGGACAATCATCTATGAAGGTCTCTAACGATACTACAAATCCGTTGGAAAGGGTTGAAGTTTTTGACTTGAGTGGAAAAGCTATTCCAATATCCGATTTGTGGAAAGATAGGAAAGCTGTAGTTGCATTTGCACGCCATTTCGGATGTGTTCTTTGCCGTAAACGAGCTGATTTTCTTGCCTCTAAAAAGGACAAAATGGATGCAGCTGGTGTTGCACTTGTTCTAATTGGACCTGGCAGTGTTGATCAAGCAAAGGAATTTTCTAAGCAAATGAAATTCCAAGGAGAAGTTTATGCAGATCCCAGCCATTCATCATTTACTGCACTGGATTTTGTTTCTGGGATTTCAACCACATTTACTCCATCTGCAGGTTTGAAGATAATTCAGTCATATATGGAAGGATACAGACAAGACTGGGGTCTTTCCTTTGAAAGAGATACCATGAGTAGAGGTGGTTGGCAACAAGGAGGAATTCTTGTTGCTGGTCCTGGTAAAAGTAACATCTCATACATGCACAAGGACAAAGAAGCTGCAGatgatccagatattgaagataTTATGAAAGTATGTTGTTCATAG